The following proteins are encoded in a genomic region of Dyadobacter sp. UC 10:
- a CDS encoding BT_3987 domain-containing protein, producing MKLSFKIAGLFVMAAAFSSCLKDDITLDPDKSTNVIEFKNPSSFVSPSGSTYSMYSKSFDLAPEADYAITVSYSGAQVAPEDITVTLGVDTAAVTQYNAEQEEAFDVMEPNLYTIPATVVIPKGQRTSQVLIKVKPSQFDFAKNYVLPIQIKSASSGIVSGNFGTILLALKAKNIYDATYESTGYVYHPTAPRAVHAEKHMETVSPTTVKVELGDLGGSGYFANVTVDPKTNKVTITPAAGAAGAPYTQFDTALPTPYTPQWDNASKANNTYDPATKTFYLRYGYMGGNGWRVTEEILVRH from the coding sequence ATGAAATTATCATTTAAAATAGCTGGTCTTTTCGTAATGGCGGCGGCGTTCTCCTCCTGTCTGAAGGACGATATTACGCTGGACCCGGACAAGTCGACCAATGTAATCGAGTTTAAAAATCCGTCCAGCTTTGTTTCGCCGAGCGGCAGCACTTATTCGATGTATTCAAAATCTTTTGACCTGGCGCCTGAGGCTGATTACGCGATCACCGTGAGCTACTCTGGCGCGCAAGTCGCGCCGGAAGACATTACTGTGACGCTGGGAGTTGACACTGCCGCTGTAACCCAATACAACGCAGAGCAGGAAGAAGCTTTTGATGTAATGGAGCCAAATCTGTATACAATTCCCGCTACGGTCGTAATTCCAAAAGGTCAGCGGACTTCCCAGGTACTGATTAAGGTGAAGCCATCGCAATTTGATTTCGCAAAAAACTATGTACTCCCGATTCAGATCAAATCGGCTTCTTCCGGTATTGTTAGCGGTAATTTCGGTACGATCCTGCTGGCTTTGAAAGCGAAGAACATTTATGACGCTACATACGAATCAACAGGATACGTATATCACCCGACTGCGCCCCGGGCAGTGCATGCGGAGAAGCATATGGAAACTGTATCACCAACGACTGTCAAAGTAGAACTTGGAGACTTGGGCGGCTCAGGATACTTTGCAAACGTGACGGTTGATCCGAAAACAAATAAGGTAACGATCACGCCGGCAGCAGGTGCCGCAGGTGCACCTTATACGCAGTTTGACACAGCGTTGCCAACTCCTTATACGCCGCAGTGGGATAATGCATCCAAAGCGAATAACACTTACGACCCTGCGACCAAGACCTTCTATTTGAGATATGGTTATATGGGAGGGAACGGATGGCGTGTTACAGAAGAGATTCTGGTTAGACACTAA
- a CDS encoding SusD/RagB family nutrient-binding outer membrane lipoprotein — MKRYNISWMLALLITALSSCSDYLDINTNPNSATQADALLVLPQAIVGSASISNQFNNYGAHLGGYMANAGGFSGFGNLFNYQLIPGDYNALWVNTYDNLNDYKYVLDQTQGNDELAYANAAAKIMTALNYQKLVDAFGDVPYTEALKNNANLTPKYDDAATIYQDLVVKLDSAITIIDGAEFPKSLNSSSDPMFGGDMTNWKKLANTLKLKMLIRVSGVAALNSFVTASFAAMDKQLGFLTDDAIVNPGYVKDKPNPRWNSWGYQTTGALANTSRTVTEFAFGFYKGQKLTDNGRGSVIYKNFTTNTPVNQLGNEVDAPTIITNYSTWYTGNFSSSSSIGNALGILKGPSQGQVLLLLAEAELLQAEAKLKGFLAGDFATNFDAGVAASFRYLYKDVTNVVSADKNVATDVAKYKADNDESYLVNIKLATTPAQRLEAIITQKYIAVNMINSEEGYNEFRRTGFPVTAPAGDGYHNIASLLSTSTRADKLPSRILYPSSEQSYNAANYRAINQFTDLIFWDPN, encoded by the coding sequence ATGAAAAGATATAACATCAGTTGGATGCTGGCGCTGCTTATCACAGCCCTTTCATCTTGTAGTGATTATCTCGATATCAATACAAACCCCAACAGTGCAACGCAGGCGGACGCTTTGCTGGTACTGCCTCAGGCCATCGTAGGTAGCGCTTCCATCAGCAATCAATTCAATAATTACGGTGCCCATCTCGGCGGATACATGGCCAATGCGGGCGGTTTCTCCGGTTTTGGCAACCTGTTCAACTACCAGTTGATACCAGGCGACTACAATGCACTTTGGGTGAATACCTACGATAATCTGAACGATTACAAATATGTGCTTGACCAGACGCAGGGTAATGATGAACTGGCTTACGCTAATGCAGCAGCGAAGATCATGACGGCCCTAAACTACCAAAAGCTGGTTGATGCATTTGGTGACGTTCCATACACAGAGGCATTGAAAAACAATGCCAACCTGACCCCCAAGTATGACGATGCGGCGACGATTTATCAGGATCTTGTGGTAAAGCTTGACTCTGCTATCACCATCATTGACGGCGCGGAATTTCCAAAATCATTGAACTCGTCCTCTGATCCGATGTTTGGCGGAGACATGACTAATTGGAAGAAACTTGCAAATACGCTGAAACTGAAAATGCTGATCCGGGTTTCAGGCGTTGCAGCTCTCAACTCATTTGTAACCGCGAGCTTTGCAGCCATGGACAAGCAGCTCGGCTTCCTGACCGACGATGCGATTGTTAACCCGGGTTATGTGAAAGACAAGCCAAATCCCCGGTGGAATTCCTGGGGCTACCAAACTACGGGCGCACTTGCCAACACTTCCCGTACTGTCACTGAATTTGCTTTCGGATTTTACAAAGGTCAAAAACTGACTGACAATGGAAGGGGATCGGTCATTTACAAAAACTTCACAACCAATACTCCGGTTAACCAACTTGGAAACGAGGTGGACGCTCCTACGATCATCACAAATTATTCTACCTGGTATACAGGTAATTTCAGCAGCTCTTCCAGCATTGGAAATGCGCTGGGAATTTTGAAAGGCCCAAGCCAGGGACAAGTGCTGTTACTACTCGCCGAGGCTGAACTGTTGCAGGCAGAAGCAAAGCTGAAAGGATTTTTGGCTGGTGATTTTGCTACAAATTTTGACGCCGGGGTTGCAGCTTCTTTCCGGTATTTGTATAAAGATGTGACCAATGTGGTATCTGCTGATAAGAATGTAGCGACCGATGTAGCAAAATACAAAGCGGATAATGATGAAAGTTATCTTGTCAATATAAAACTGGCTACCACGCCCGCCCAGCGGCTTGAGGCGATCATCACCCAAAAATACATTGCGGTTAATATGATCAACTCCGAAGAAGGTTACAACGAGTTCAGAAGAACAGGTTTCCCTGTTACGGCTCCTGCCGGCGATGGTTATCACAATATCGCCTCACTTCTTTCGACGTCTACCAGAGCCGACAAACTTCCCTCACGAATTTTGTACCCGTCTTCTGAACAGTCGTACAATGCTGCCAATTACCGTGCAATTAACCAGTTCACTGACCTTATCTTCTGGGATCCTAACTAA